The window GCACATGGTCATCGGCATGGGGTTGCTGACCTGGCTGCTGATCGCGGGCGCGCGCGGCGCCTACACCCCCGAGTATCACAACCCGGTGGAGAACGTGGGCCTGTACTGGCATTTTGTGGACATCATCTGGATCTGGCTGTTCCCGCTGCTGTACCTGATCAGCCGGCACTACTGAGGAGAAACATGTCGAGCGAGACCGTCACCGGACCCCGGACCTTCGCCGTGATCTTCGTCGCGCTGCTGGCGCTGACCGGCACGACCGTGTGGGTGGCGTTCGTCAACCTGGGCTGGTTCAACCCGGTGGCCGCCCTGGCGATCGCCTGCGCCAAAATGCTGCTGGTGGCCCTGTTCTTCATGGAGGTCCGCCACAGCAGCCGCATCACCAAGATCGCGGTCAGCGCCGGGTTGTTCTGGCTGCTGATCCTGCTGGCGCTCACCTTGAGCGACTACCTGACGCGCTGGTGGCCCGCTTGACCAGCGACTAGCGTTTGGCGAGGGGCGGCAGGATCACTCGCATGGCGCGCGGGGCGACGGTCACTTCCACCGGCGTCTGGCAGATGAATTCGCCATCCGCATAGACATCGAGCGTCGTTTCCGTTTCCACCCTTACCCGTTCCGCCTGGAAATACTCGACCTCCTTGATCCCGACGTGCTTGCCGGAGAAGACGGTGGGGAAGAGTCGCAGCAGCCGTGCCTTGCCGACCTGACGCACGAAGCAGACATCGAGCAGGCCGTCCTCGAGCCGCGCCGTGGGCGTGATGCGCATGCCTCCGCCGTAGGATTGGGCATTGCCGAAGGCCACGAACATTGCAGGCTCGCTGATCCTGCGTGAGACAGGCGCCCCCGCCTGTCCTTCCATCAAGCCAGCCGAGGGCGGCTGGCCTACACCACACTCGACCGTGATCTTCTGCGGTTTGAACGCCGCCACCGCTCCGATCACCGCTGCGATATACCCGCCGTTCGCCCGCAGCCAGCGCGGCATGGCATTGGCGCGGCGGTTGGCCTCCGAGTCCAGTCCGACCCCGCCGACACAACAGAAGTAGGAGACGAACTTGGGCGCATCGCCCTCGAGGCGGCTGATCATGCCCAGGTCGATGCGGCGGGAACGCTCGGCGCCGCTGCAGAAGCCGCGCCAGGCGGCCAGCGCGGCCGCCATCGTGCCGAATCCCAGAGCCCGGTGGAAGTCGTTGCCGCTGCCCAGCGGCACCGGC of the Terriglobales bacterium genome contains:
- a CDS encoding cytochrome C oxidase subunit IV family protein; its protein translation is MSSETVTGPRTFAVIFVALLALTGTTVWVAFVNLGWFNPVAALAIACAKMLLVALFFMEVRHSSRITKIAVSAGLFWLLILLALTLSDYLTRWWPA